In Nymphaea colorata isolate Beijing-Zhang1983 chromosome 5, ASM883128v2, whole genome shotgun sequence, one genomic interval encodes:
- the LOC116254162 gene encoding calreticulin-like, with amino-acid sequence MATALGFRSLVFIALVSLSIVSAEVFFEERFDDGWEKRWVKSDWKKDENMAGEWNYTSGKWSGDPNDKGIQTSEDYRFFAISAEIPEFSNKDKTLVFQFSVKHEQKLDCGGGYMKLLSGEVDQKKFGGETPYSIMFGPDICGYSTKKVHAILTRNGKNHLIKKDIPCETDQLSHVYTFIIRPDATYSVLIDNNEKQTGSLYADWDILPPKKIKDPEAKKPEDWDDKEYIPDPEDKKPEGYDDIPKEIPDPDAKKPEDWDDEEDGEWTAPTIPNPEYKGPWKPKKIKNPNYKGKWKAPMIDNPDFKDDPDIYVFPNLKYVAIELWQVKSGTLFDNVLVTDDPEYALKFAEETWGKLKDGEKAAFDEAEKRREAEESAAEPGESSDDEKEEADEPDEADIEEPEDDKHDEL; translated from the exons ATGGCGACGGCGTTAGGGTTTCGATCTCTGGTTTTCATCGCTCTAGTTAGCCTCTCGATCGTCTCCGCCGAGGTTTTTTTCGAGGAGCGTTTCGATG ATGGATGGGAAAAACGATGGGTTAAATCAGACTGGAAGAAAGACGAGAACATGGCTGGTGAATGGAATTACACATCCGGGAAGTGGAGTGGAGACCCAAATGACAAAG GTATCCAGACAAGTGAAGACTACAGATTCTTCGCTATTTCTGCTGAGATACCTGAGTTCAGCAACAAGGACAAAACTTTAGTTTTCCAATTCTCTGTTAAGCATGAGCAGAAACTTGACTGTGGTGGTGGATACATGAAGCTGCTCAGCGGTGAGGTTGATCAGAAGAAATTTGGTGGCGAGACACCTTACAG CATCATGTTTGGCCCTGACATCTGTGGCTATTCTACCAAGAAGGTTCATGCAATTCTTACACGTAATGGAAAAAACCATCTTATCAAAAAGGACATCCCGTGTGAGACTGACCAGTTGAGTCACGTTTATACTTTCATCATTCGGCCTGATGCTACATACAGTGTCCTAATTGACAACAATGAGAAGCAAACCGGTAGCCTGTACGCCGATTGGGATATCCTTCCACCAAAGAAAATCAAGGACCCTGAAGCAAAAAAG CCTGAGGACTGGGATGATAAGGAATATATTCCAGATCCTGAAGATAAGAAACCTGAG GGGTATGATGACATCCCCAAGGAGATCCCAGATCCTGATGCCAAAAAG CCGGAAGACTGGGATGACGAGGAGGATGGTGAATGGACTGCCCCGACTATTCCAAACCCTGAATACAAGGGACCATGGAAGCCCAAG AAAATCAAGAACCCTAACTACAAGGGGAAGTGGAAGGCACCAATGATTGACAATCCTG ACTTCAAGGATGATCCGGACATCTATGTGTTTCCCAACTTGAAATATGTTGCGATTGAGTTGTGGCAG GTCAAATCAGGAACCCTGTTCGATAATGTATTGGTTACTGACGATCCTGAATATGCATTGAAGTTTGCTGAGGAGACATGGGGAAAGCTAAAGGAT GGTGAGAAAGCTGCATTCGATGAGGCAGAGAAGAGGCGGGAAGCAGAG GAATCAGCAGCTGAGCCCGGTGAATCTTCTGAC GACGAGAAAGAAGAGGCGGATGAGCCTGATGAAGCTGACATTGAGGAGCCAGAGGATGACAaacat